Proteins encoded together in one Carya illinoinensis cultivar Pawnee chromosome 3, C.illinoinensisPawnee_v1, whole genome shotgun sequence window:
- the LOC122303550 gene encoding cytochrome P450 71AU50-like — translation MATASWTWSILALLVLAHLLRQWALKSWNKNRKLPPGPRGFPIFGSLHSLGEFPHRDLQRLAQKYGPIMHLRLGFVPAIVVSSPQAAELFLKAHDLVFASRPPMEFAKYVSSEQTSMIFAQYGSYWRNIRKMCTLELLSNVKIDSFKSMRNEEIGLLVKFTQEAASNCVAVDLSAKVTSLNADMSCRMVFGKKYEDKDLDEKGFKAVIHEVMYLGAVPNLGDYIPCIRPFDLQGLTRRMKGVSKILDNFFEKIIDEHIQSKDENKTNDDFVDVLLRIMGSKESEYTIQRSNIKAIILDILAASMDTSATAIEWALSELMKHPRVMKKLQKELENKVGLKRMVEEADLDRLDYLSMVVKETFRLHPVVPLLLPHEAREDCTVNGFHIPGKSRVMINVWAIGRDPSVWSDAEKFFPERFVGSNIDLRGRDFQLIPFGAGRRGCPGMQMGLIVVRLVIAQLVHCFDWVLANNIQPTELDMTEVFGLTVPRAKHLLAIPRYRLHH, via the exons ATGGCCACCGCGTCTTGGACATGGAGCATACTCGCACTGCTTGTGCTCGCACATCTCCTGCGACAATGGGCATTGAAAAGCTGGAACAAGAATAGGAAATTACCACCTGGCCCAAGAGGGTTCCCCATCTTTGGGAGCCTTCATAGTTTGGGAGAATTCCCTCATCGAGATCTACAGCGACTAGCCCAGAAATATGGCCCCATCATGCACTTGCGCTTAGGTTTCGTGCCTGCTATTGTTGTCTCCTCGCCTCAAGCTGCCGAGCTGTTCCTTAAAGCACACGACCTTGTGTTTGCTAGTAGACCACCTATGGAGTTTGCAAAGTACGTCTCTTCTGAGCAAACGAGCATGATCTTTGCTCAGTACGGCTCTTATTGGCGCAACATACGCAAGATGTGCACACTCGAATTGCTTAGCAACGTTAAAATCGATTCTTTCAAATCCATGAGAAATGAAGAGATTGGCCTACTGGTGAAGTTTACTCAAGAGGCCGCCAGTAATTGTGTTGCTGTAGATCTGAGTGCCAAGGTTACATCTCTGAATGCGGATATGTCATGCCGTATGGTGTTTGGGAAGAAGTACGAGGACAAAGATCTTGATGAGAAGGGCTTCAAGGCTGTAATCCACGAGGTAATGTATCTAGGAGCAGTTCCTAACCTAGGCGATTACATTCCTTGTATCCGTCCCTTTGACCTTCAGGGGCTGACACGACGCATGAAGGGTGTTAGTAAGatcttagataatttttttgagaagaTCATTGATGAGCATATCCAGTCCAAGGATGAAAATAAGACCAACGACGACTTTGTTGATGTCTTGCTGAGGATCATGGGATCAAAAGAATCTGAGTACACTATTCAAAGGTCCAACATCAAAGCCATAATTTTG GACATCCTTGCAGCCTCGATGGACACTTCGGCAACGGCAATTGAGTGGGCACTCTCAGAATTAATGAAGCATCCACGAGTAATGAAGAAACTTCAAAAGGAGTTAGAAAATAAGGTGGGCTTGAAGAGGATGGTAGAGGAAGCAGACTTGGATAGATTGGATTACTTGAGCATGGTTGTAAAGGAAACCTTCCGGCTACATCCAGTTGTACCACTTTTGCTTCCACATGAGGCCAGGGAAGATTGCACAGTTAATGGTTTCCACATACCTGGAAAGTCGAGAGTCATGATAAACGTATGGGCAATCGGTAGAGACCCGAGTGTTTGGAGTGATGCAGAGAAGTTCTTCCCGGAGAGGTTTGTTGGGAGCAACATAGATCTCAGGGGACGTGACTTCCAACTAATCCCATTTGGTGCCGGCAGAAGAGGCTGCCCAGGGATGCAAATGGGTCTGATTGTGGTCCGACTTGTGATAGCACAACTTGTTCATTGCTTTGATTGGGTTCTTGCAAACAACATACAGCCAACTGAGTTGGATATGACTGAGGTGTTTGGTCTTACTGTTCCAAGAGCCAAGCATCTACTTGCCATTCCTCGTTATCGCCTTCACCACtga